A stretch of Eleutherodactylus coqui strain aEleCoq1 chromosome 9, aEleCoq1.hap1, whole genome shotgun sequence DNA encodes these proteins:
- the GCM2 gene encoding chorion-specific transcription factor GCMb has translation MSKVLGDMYDDSDCICSYGMKLTWDINDPKLPQDIKLFDTFQEWTDGYVRFIYTGEHKNAQRHLSGWAMRNTNNHNCQILKKSCLGVVVCSSSCTLPDGGKLQLRPAICDKARQKQQKKLCSNCNAALELIPCRGHSGYPVTNFWRLDGKAIFFQAKGVHDHPRPESKSETEARRSAVKRQMSSSHLSQKRKLLESEVGRYNDSGGHFPHPISCTEGSECLSFVADGNFPLPSQHYTSFQNLDPNKTNYDPVGYQADSVAPFPKCPNRIYVPRTPCSYDFHVPGYITSNSYPPLYKEAVGSLSDSDRVQLNGPQPNLGMLNSYERNYDGPSKHNGWKQIFSKNGHVDRNDYAQIQPNAGHSYYNAEYPCRYTRSPSPALQTVITTTTKVSYQAYKPPVGKYADNLCNVKTLQSYSHMQDGISEGDIKPQDDFTVIKSALGYPEQIPAKPERVDNLDFYRYATCMGNGFSAQPVRYENTDY, from the exons ATGTCCAAGGTGCTTGGGGACATGTATGATGACTCAGACTGCATCTGCTCTTATGGGATGAAACTCACCTGGGACATCAATGATCCAAAGCTCCCGCAG GATATAAAGCTGTTTGACACCTTCCAGGAGTGGACAGATGGCTATGTGAGATTCATATACACTGGAGAGCACAAAAATGCTCAGCGCCACCTCAGTGGCTGGGCCATGAGGAACACCAATAACCACAACTGTCAGATCCTGAAAAAGTCTTGTCTGGGTGTAGTGGTGTGCAGCAGCAGCTGTACCTTGCCAGATGGGGGGAAACTGCAGCTCAGGCCAGCAATCTGTGACAAAGCTAGGCAGAAACAACAAA aaaagctCTGCAGTAACTGTAATGCCGCTCTAGAACTGATCCCTTGTCGAGGTCATAGCGGTTATCCAGTTACCAACTTCTGGCGCCTAGATGGAAAAGCCATcttctttcag gcaAAGGGAGTTCATGACCATCCCAGACCGGAAAGTAAATCAGAGACCGAAGCTAGAAGAAGTGCTGTGAAAAGACAAATGTCATCATCTCACCTGTCACAGAAAAGGAAGCTTCTGGAATCTGAG GTGGGAAGATACAACGATAGTGGTGGACACTTTCCTCATCCCATATCTTGCACGGAAGGATCAGAATGCCTGAGTTTTGTTGCAGATGGAAACTTTCCCCTTCCATCACAACACTACACATCATTTCAGAATTTAGATCCCAACAAAACCAACTATGATCCTGTGGGATATCAGGCGGATTCTGTGGCACCATTTCCAAAATGCCCAAATAGAATATATGTGCCCAGAACTCCATGTAGTTATGATTTCCATGTCCCTGGATACATTACCTCCAATTCATACCCCCCACTGTATAAAGAAGCGGTGGGTAGTTTGTCAGATAGTGACCGAGTTCAGTTAAATGGGCCTCAACCTAATCTTGGCATGCTGAACTCATATGAGAGAAATTATGATGGTCCTAGTAAACACAATGGATGGAAACAAATATTTTCCAAAAATGGACATGTGGACAGAAATGACTATGCCCAAATACAGCCAAATGCTGGTCACTCCTATTACAATGCAGAGTACCCATGCAGATATACAAGgtctccatctccagccttacagACGGTTATCACCACAACCACCAAGGTTTCGTACCAAGCCTACAAACCTCCCGTGGGTAAATATGCTGACAATCTATGCAATGTCAAAACTCTGCAAAGTTATTCACACATGCAAGATGGCATATCAGAGGGTGACATAAAGCCTCAAGATGATTTCACAGTCATAAAGTCAGCTCTAGGCTACCCAGAACAAATACCAGCAAAACCTGAGAGGGTGGACAACCTGGACTTTTATCGATATGCTACTTGTATGGGCAATGGCTTCTCAGCACAGCCTGTCCGGTATGAAAACACAGACTACTGA